The Metopolophium dirhodum isolate CAU chromosome 4, ASM1992520v1, whole genome shotgun sequence DNA window taacttaactgcttGGCAACAGATATCATAAACAACAAATCTATAGACATGATGCAcgcataacataaataaattatttgatcaaTGTGCCacctattcatataaaaataaacgtgtCGCCGAGATTCGTTTCATACAAACGGTGAACCTTAGTAGGTATATGCGCATTTAGTGATTCGCTGTCGTAATGGACATTCAGAACGAGAAGCATCATGTTTTCAACATCAGGTTGGCGAATCTCACTGGTTTATATCAAATTTTGGATCCCGGAGCCTTAAAATGTCGAGGTCGAAACGTATACCAAATTTTCGTTGCGTTCTTTATGCTGTACTCGTTAGTCATATCGGTGGTGTTGTTCGCCAGCTTTTTGCATTTATGGACTTATAATACGTCTATGAGTTTATTGGACTTTTTTATAGCAACAAACTCATTTTATGTGAGCTACAAGATGTGTATCGTCATTTACCATTCGAACGACATATGGGACTGTCTGTCAATCACGCGGTACGGTTTTACGTCGTTGATCAACCGGAAGCGGAACGGACATGACACACTGGATCGTTGGCGGGCGCGTTCGGTCTGGTACACCAGCTTGTTGGCCGTTTCGTATTGCTGGTCGATGGTGTTTTACGTGGGATGTCCTCTGGCTTTCGGCGCCTCTGTAATACCGATCAAAAATTACGACGGTTCGATCGGCGATTACCGTCAGaacgttttaaatttgtatttttttgcatCAGACGAGACGTACAACGAATACTACAATACGTTTTTCGTTGTCGAGGCGTTGTTCATTATCGGTATGACAATAGTATTCATTATATTCGATACCCTTTTGGTGACGCTGTGCTTGGCTACATGCTGTCAGATGCAAATGATTTGCGCTGCGTTCGAATCGGTCAATCACAAATCACTTGGTGATTCCCTTTCCTCTGTAATTGGTAAGTACGAGTTTACGTCATTTGGTTGCTTATTTTTGGTCGTGTACGGACAGTCGATGAGTAATTGTAGGAGTTAGGtcacagatatattatttattttagaatttgtaatcactattataattttagataattttataatatttatataaatacctagttATACTAAAtacattcttttttatttttttggtgatTTGTTTATCATTCGACTGCACTCCGGTTAGAATGGATTATGCATTTTATAGATATTGAGGTACAacgtatatttaaaacaaatatgcatAGTGATATAGATcattagtaatataaaaaaagtactaAACAGTCTAAATTGTGGCTTATTTTCTATtggttgtaattttattaaaataaaattagtgtttcaataattttaaattttaataacttttagtaatattgttatatcttTTTAAAATTGAGGTTCCCATATAAATTTTCAGCGCTCttgaaattaaacaaatattatgatgatgtagTGTTATGTACTATTATTTCAGTAgtgtaatatattcacactacTGAAATAATAGTCACTCAACTTAAAAACACAACTATTGGTAGGTAATCAGCTATTTAAGGCTTAAAAGATATATTACAAATCAAATTGTTATGCTGTTTTGATAGAAGTATGTTaaattacattgtttttaaatatgcttaaaatatGTGGTGAAtggatgaattattatttatgttattaacaaATGTCTGAGAACATTTTGACTTATGCCATTGTTTGTgactgcatatttttttttgtaattttatgtatatagcCTGCTgaaagaatagtgacacaactcaaaaatgagtgttaattaaaattacaccTAATAGTAtgtcaatttaaataataaattgtgttaataatattattcataacaaacccattgtgattatatttataccacAGTTCttaatggatataatattatttattatgtttaaaacatggACCACAGTATTATAATAGCCCAGGAGCTACTGACGGGTTTACCTCACTTATTTTAGCTTCTTTGAAATTTGTATAGCTAATAGATTCGGGCCTGCTGAAGACGATAGAAAATTCAGCTGATTCATATGCGTGCTTGGAGGGGGGAGAGAGTGtgatgatttgaaataattaaattaagttataaaaaatcgaCTGGTTCAGATCCAGATTATATCATacctaatatgaaaaaattaaaacattgattaaaattgtatacaaaattataaaattaactataaattgtttagcttatgcaatttataattgtttttttcatgtTAGAATCTGAATTTTCATCAGCTGATTTTTCTATCGTATTCGGCAGGCATTATTTGACATCTGGCtggtgtatatatttataatataatatatgtatataattttactaattttatattattcacgaCCATAGCGAGTACGGAGTAGGTACTCTACAAAAACTTGTGTTGTTTTGctaaagataaaaattaaatcaagtcGGTCAATAATAGTTTCacaactcaaaatataaaaataattatgagttGTAACATTATTCACGCGCGAAAGCGATGGAAACATTAAAAACGTTAAGCGAGAATAACGACACATCAAAGGTTTTATGTCAGTTCTAGTAAAGTTACCAGATTTCATCaagttaactaaaatatagagCAGAGTAATAACTAGAATCAATCAAAACCCGAAAATCGACAATTTTGAGTCGTGTCACTATTCTTTTAGTAGTGAAATTGGTTCGTACTTACGAGTTACTACCAATAATTACGGGTGGTGCTAAATATTACAAAAGTAGTACCTATAAACATttctaaatttcaatattacgatgtatatttttaattttatatatttattatttttgaataatattatcttataatataatacctgtgAAATATGTGTGCTCCTCTCAATTCAACGCGGGATATTGGTCTATTATCAGtacaactttaaaataatgattatttaaaaaaattaacacattaaaataaaattctgaatagatttttataaaaatcacatttgtataattatgtaattaccTATGCATTTCTGTGatgcttttataatattagggaAGTCTTCTATAATTAACTGTATGTCCGTATATTAGATACGATCTATGCTCAGTTGATATACGCGTGTCAGctcttataactataatttaatctaaatttatatgttattgaattattcagtaataaataaataccactACTTACTTAAAATCAAATGTCCCAAACCCAACTGACTATTTGATTGTGTTGATGACCGATTGAGAATTCTTAAAGCTTTTCTAAAAAAGTCACTGTAAGACAACTAAGCTTCTGAACGCAGTCATGTTTAGTGACATTTAGTaaactaatagttaatacaaaactCATACTggatacttttatttttttcacttgtAGATAACACcggtgaaaaatatataatatctaatgaacatgaattaatttatgatgaattaataacaattataattgatCATCAAGCAGTTATTAAGTAAgtgttaagtttaatttttaaataaattattttatgatagtgttatgataataaacatacctaacagtaaaattaaattataggtactgaggataacaaaaatataaataaaacactcttttttaataattataattattatttagttgtacctacctataataggtatattaaatgataatcgataactattatattagtattgtcTACTAGAAgaaatactacaaaataatttattttccaactGCTTTAAAACTTTTACAAGTCTAAAAGGATATGAAATTATTCGAAACGTGTGCAAATTCACGGGAACCATATAGAAATATGGTGACAACGAATTATAGTTTACACATTGGCAAAATAATGGTgtcatttactttatttaaatattcaagtttttttgattaatctatttaaattagaatttatactgtttaaaaatataaatatttttttttggatatgcatattattatgtacctctACTGGCAGAGTTGTTGGTATTCTAGTGGAATCGAACAGTGTCATTACAATGTCATatgattttacataaataaaaaaaaaaaataaactaatatcaaacattttagtGGACAGAAAagtctctaaaaaaaaaaaaaattaaaaattaaaaaattccttaatataattattcattacatttagttttacctatttttttaaattcaaattttcaatagtcATTATTTCtttcactttaatattataaaattaaaatcttacgtatttaatatctataattttttttttttcaggaaatttgaattatttttaaatatatttgaacgaGTCATGTTgacacacatttttatttcgtCGATTTCACTTATCATACtttggtttaatttaataacgGTAAGAAAATATAGGAACACTTaaatttaatgacaatattaagGGGGCTGGATCGTGATTCATTTTCGGACGAAATCATAACTCACGACTTCAATCATTACGCCCAATATATTGTtctgatattaattttgaaagcagATTTAAATTCATCACTAAATTATCTAGGTAtgctttgaaaatttaatttttctaatttttatttattttacttagaaATTTGCCAACAAATAGAGTAAAAATAGATCATATCCatagttaaaatttgaatacatggatatagaatatgaaaaatgtacgaCAGTTAAAGCATAGTACATTTAGAGGAAaattcaaatctgctttcaaaatttaaatcggaACATCGTTCTCTTGTATATACTACGGACAATCAGAATGAAAATTGTGATAATTGTTGACACGTATCGTTGGAATTAGAAACAgttgtttttgagaaaaaaaagaCGTCAATTGTCCTTAAGTCATctccatacaaaataaataaatgataataaatttaaaaaagttcacgtgtgtttaataattgtaaatgaaGTGATAATTTAACTGAAATGAAATGATTTTAGAGTTTCTTCAATGATGGTACATTTAGGATTTCTGGTGATGCGGCAGTAAAAACGATTGTGTTAATTCCTTCATTcttgtttcaaatatttatgacatgttatttatttgattatatacaCAACCAAGTAAGTTGAAATGCAATACTTTttagtgtaaatatttattgaataagaaTATATGATCAACAAACATATGTATGTTTGCAATTATTtctgcaaatatttttaattcagacTTAAGATTTgtagtaaatagtatatttagtaGCTACCTGATaagacttattagttattatataataaaattagtatacatattataaactaaaaataccaatgtttttttttcaattttaatagctaTTAATTTAGTATAGCTAAAGAGTTTAGTATAGCTAACATAGTTTAGATATAGGAACGATATCTTTAGTTTTGAAAGCAGGTTTGACATGTTTTCGTCGAGTTTGACTATTTGGAAGTTTTTTATAAGCTGAACAGCTTTTCAATTAACTGGGTTACTATCTTGGCATATTGTACATCTGGCAAGAGAGTGGTCCGTGGATCGTGATTGCATATGAGTACCCGTAAAACAGACGGTGATGGTATTAAGGGGGGCTTTTGGGTGGATAAGGtttttcaacaaattttttGGTGTGCAATcggaatttaattttgtataaatccAAATTGTTAAGGCCTTCTTTTGGTTGACAAGAAAAGAGAAGAAAATGTGATTTATCGGAAAAGCACTTAATGTTATAAACGTGGGTGATATGATGTCCCAAATTCTTAGAGAGGGGAAATAATGCTTACACTTGAAATAGAAGGGTGGAGATTACGTAATGAACGTTGCCATAttgctaataaaaataaaaactgtcgTTGTTGtcaattagatatttaataaatagtctGTAATTATCATAGAAATTAGTGGGGATGATCAAATATAAATGTGTGGTTTCATATATTAATTCTGTAGAGCTAATCATTGACATCGAGTTTGAGGTAAACTGGAAATATTACAGCCGCCTTTGATATAAGCTGGTGGTGGTTTTGGtgacaatatatgtatatattcttATCAATTACCTTGAGCAACGCGTTCATCGTGAAGATTGCCGTTCAACTAAATACCAatgttacaataaatattatgtataatgtagcATTGGGTAACCAATTTGATCacatatatgttataaaatcaataaaaaaaatgtagtatgtAAGTTGTTTACATACTTTGTAAAGTGACTATAAAATTCTGTTGATTATCCACGTTTTCAATAAACAATGAAAACACGCAATAGAAAATTGATAAATCATTAAGCTGCAGGTTTAACAGTTTGTTAATGAATACCTTTATATTTTGCCAATTACGTTTAGAAAGattcaataatatatgcattgtaCAGCAGTAATTGGACGGAAATGGATATGAAGTccaaaaaattgatattattaacaatgCAATTAAATAATGCTAATCAGAAAAAGTTAAGATATACTAGAACAAGAATTGTAAATTTGGAAATGTTTTTTAAAGTACGtactaatgaaataattattactcaacTGAAATCATAAAATCATAGTTAAATGCATTTATGAAATTCATATTCTAAAATTCATATTTCtaacttatacctacctattaaaaaataattatacattttatatttaagatattaatacaatataatcgaGGATCTCGTTTTGCACCACTGCTAATAGATTTTTAGCGTACTTCGTAATATTTGGCAGATCACTCTAATCCATTAGGGTCCTAATTGTTTTGTGAAATTTAACTCAATGTTAAATTATTGCGTAAAGTATGCAACGTATACgataaaaaatgattctaagTGGAGACTGTCGATCGTCCTATAGTAAAgaacctatattattacttttaagtatattttatcatatatttatttacaattgtaatataataacatttcatatcattattcaataatattaatattttatagagtaattaatattaaataataatgaatacttacataatttatctaactaatagtaataatggtGTTTAGAACTGCAAAggatatgaattatatatttattcaaaaaattgtagttataaaaacgtatgaaaaattatgtattcaattttgaagGTACAAAAATTAAGctttaatctttaaatattattaaataatttaagataccTATGCgatattgattttgtcaaattttgtaaatatttaacttaatataaaacTTGTGTCTATACAGTAAACACACACATCTGCATTGGAAAACGATTATAATTCAATGTTCTGTTTATAATCCAAAATGTCTTAAGCCTTGTTTACTATGGTGAAATAATTTCACACATTGCTagacaatttgtttattttagataatacctGCATTACCtattaaccaaatattattattatttagtactttCTTAAGTTTtatgattgaataatataatataattaatataattttttttttttgttacttacAGACAATGGGTCATTGCTACACAGTTGTAtcggttttaataaattatataaatgcaatgaataattaatttttgttcatgattttttttttttttaaattaaaattcttttttgattgttttaaaccattatacaattattacaataattacgaTAACATGGTAAATtgttaatagattattatattaatataaaagttgatgtagattattaattattatttatattaaaatataattttaattattacttactacttacttaccaatattgtattttatttttattaaaacttcttTTTTAGAGATTTAGATGTTACTATATAGCATTGcacgataatattgtaatcaacaGTTGCGCGGTTGCGCCTTTTAGggtgtacctaaataataaccATTAAACTATGTGACTACTGGGTAGGCAgctgaatatatatttttaaatcgtaataatatacctactctatatttcacaccatttttaaattttttttttttcatttttatttgattttaatcatattttagatCGTGCTACGCGAGGtcagaattatttaatattttgtatacctacttgcaAGTCGGACATGATAGCGGATGTTCACTTCATGAAATGTATCTTTTTAGTAATGTCATTTTACTACActatattgacaatttttttgacCTTTTTATGATGGATGAAATTCATTTTAACCACATTCtgtcatattactattatatacaataatagtactatagtattactattataagtattataactttaaataatgaaacatacaaattaaattaaaagttttcttaaacttaattttatattttcttatttatttttacatggtTCAGAGTTATGGCAACGACTAttgaacaaaacatttttttttttttttaagccagCACATCTTGATGTTTGACATGGACTTTTCGATTTACATGAACACGAAGAAAACTCTTGTCCACCTGGCACCTGTTGTGACTTAAACAGTCTCTTATATAGTCTCTCTTATATACGAGTATTTTTGGTATTCAGATTCAAATGATCATGGAGCTCGAATATGCTAAAACTAAAACGTTagaatttaactaattaaaaaaaaataataataatatttgaattcaatgatataaggGGATCGCAGCAAACGTATTTTCCATGCgatttagaccaataagcggtgGTAAATTACACCAAGTTCGGAATGTctgattttaattctttataccTGTATGAAGTCTTTGACAAAATATCTAGGCTTCTTAGGAAAGTCCATGTCAAACATCAAGATGTGCCtgtttcaaaaaacaaaagttgtgcAATAGTCGTTGCCATAACTccgaacaaaaataaataataaaatataaaataaagtttaggaaaatatttaatttttatgtttcattatttaaggttatactattattatcatattatacaatattataataatattatataatagtaatattgggGGACGGAGCGGCCGAGGGGTCTAAGGCGTTGGTTGCGACGCAGCCGGCGCCGGTTCGATTCCTtggtcacgggcggcatttttcttcgggcaagtcacggtgtccggagaacaagtgccgccatccctcaCCCGGGCTTGacatacctacgggtgcccaatcaaaaattctgccaaacacaaacacTCACGTGTAAAAACCCACCACTTCAAAACCCTACCACTACCACAATACAACCCTACTAACAGCTAATAGCCATAGATGCCGGGCTtaaggatcaataaaaaaaaaaaaatagtaatattacagaatattactataaattattacaaaaaaaaaatttcatccaCTTCATGAAAAGGTCAAAAAATTGTCCAGAATGTGTAGTAAAACATCATTTTCACTAAATGGATACATTTTATGAAGTGGAAATACACTTCATGAAATGAGCGATTTCACTAAGTGGATGCGACATATATAAAGCATGTACACATACGCTAACAACACACATCGTTGCAAAATCAATGAACGACATCTATTCATAATCTAAAAGACTTCCCTAAAGGTATAATATTCATCATTAAACCAAATACAAATCGAATTACGAAtcctcgttaaaatattataaggtatcaataataatggatttgaaaaaataaacaggtAAGAAATCTTAACGCCGACCTatcagaacataatataatattatcgtgtgcgTAGTCGCTGACCAGAATAATAACAACTCGGCACCCGTCGTCTgggaaatatttgaatttttcgtcGACAGCTTAGGAcgatattctagttttgcgttCATAACATTTTGCATTTCCAAGTAGTGAGAACACCCACACAGTTTTCGCCACCATGAAACGAGAATACGACGACCCAATCCTGATGGAGTATTTCGACGTTTCCGTGACGGACGTAGTCGCCGCTCTCATGGCCAAAATCGAACGCAGATACTCAACAGATTACGAACCCGAAGTTACAGACGACGGAGAGAAGGCGTTCGATGGAGATTTGGGCGACTGCGTCGTGTCGATGGTTAGCGCGGCCGTCATCGGTCAAGACGAGATTTTACATGATTTTACAGATATGAGTGGACAGTCCGAACCGCAGCGTGGACGGGCTGCACTTCGGGAGTTCGGTGACGAACAGTCGGACACTGGGATTCGGCGGGGATACGGGATGTCTGGACTGCACAATGTGTCAATGTCTATTGCGCCGTGGTCCAGCAGCAGACAGACGCACATCCATGCTGGTGACGTACGTGGCGCCGATACGTATCCACGGTTTGGATAGGTATCAGACAGGCCGGACGTCTGTTCTGCTGCTGCGGCCGCCGATGGGAATAACGGCCAGCAGAATCCCACTCCCGTACCTCGGCCGAGGAACACCAGACGAGACGGTGGCAAAACGGAGAGTGAGCGAGTGTGTCCGGGTGGTAAGTCACCCTATACGTTTTCTGCAGGGTAGCTTCGCGGAACGACGAGACAGCGGTCGACGGCGTCGTGAGCTCTCAGTGGTTGCCGACACTCGAGACCATCTGCTGGCGGATCCAGCGAGCGCCCGGCAGCGTCGGACGGCGGCGTTGGCGGAGACTGCTGAACACGATGGGCGAGCGACGGAGCACCGTTACCCCAGCACTGCCAAGTTTGAaactgaatattaaaattatccggtattatgtactttattttgtacaaccaaaataaaattgtgtgcaCCTTTCCCAACTTGAGAAAACGTAATTTCCTCATGACCTTGCTGCGTTAATATTACCTCAGCACTGCCAATAAGCAATATTATCAAATCGAAATTCTTCCGACCCACAACTGGTtaaatacatttagtataagtaataagtactagTATACGTATAAGTATAAGTACATGGGTATATACACTGCCGCACTGGGTAGGTGGGATGGGTAATGGAGGCTATTTTCCTCACCTGGGATTTTCTTAACTGTATGTACTATGTCTTTATACAGTATATGCACTACTCTAACgtaaattctttaataatatgcatactaTGGCAtatcttattaatatatttcatataattataaggCATTTCTAGAATGAAAAAGTGAttccatattattgtatatcgtAATAAAAATTCTTTCCATAAACCAAAATAAGTTAGGTTAAGTTGATAGTATAATTGTTACCTAGCTAGGAAATTACGTTTTCTCAGA harbors:
- the LOC132942339 gene encoding uncharacterized protein LOC132942339, whose protein sequence is MDIQNEKHHVFNIRLANLTGLYQILDPGALKCRGRNVYQIFVAFFMLYSLVISVVLFASFLHLWTYNTSMSLLDFFIATNSFYVSYKMCIVIYHSNDIWDCLSITRYGFTSLINRKRNGHDTLDRWRARSVWYTSLLAVSYCWSMVFYVGCPLAFGASVIPIKNYDGSIGDYRQNVLNLYFFASDETYNEYYNTFFVVEALFIIGMTIVFIIFDTLLVTLCLATCCQMQMICAAFESVNHKSLGDSLSSVIDNTGEKYIISNEHELIYDELITIIIDHQAVIKKFELFLNIFERVMLTHIFISSISLIILWFNLITSFFNDGTFRISGDAAVKTIVLIPSFLFQIFMTCYLFDYIHNQKDSIIYALYSSNWTEMDMKSKKLILLTMQLNNANQKKLRYTRTRIVNLEMFFKTMGHCYTVVSVLINYINAMNN